The Methanoregula boonei 6A8 genome has a window encoding:
- a CDS encoding WD40 repeat domain-containing protein — translation MPTRLPLRFFGMFALLCLLVPAALAVSPLWIVNATPGESLSAVAMAHDGSVIVAGGDQLIAISPTGEKLWAGWSGSPLAVSADGGYIAAAQGQLVQLISGQGILLWQQPLGETVTALSLSPDAEVIAAGGGTSIQSWYNSGAGMGKNTTGTVQDLAVSPEKDQILVCTAGALQSFNLSYVPFWNDTTFNPSAVAISGDGTGIVAVNGNRVRMYHGGGVLLWNQAFPGGNIISLAYSNDGSTIVAGRDDGTVLDIGRNGNLIWTGTAGAWATSVAVSDNGSTVATGSIDNRIHVYDGQGTLLGEAITKNPVKSRSVAVSGDGSLIVAVDNTNVYGFSRSQFATPANLSAASTPAMGGTTNTTLPSSPVSTTLMSTLSATAPGTAQGASPAPAGTTMPGFSPPLVLCAFAALAFAKGRLHR, via the coding sequence ATGCCCACACGCCTGCCCCTGCGGTTCTTCGGGATGTTTGCCCTGCTCTGCCTTCTTGTACCTGCGGCACTGGCAGTTTCACCCCTCTGGATCGTCAATGCCACCCCGGGCGAGAGCCTGTCTGCGGTGGCCATGGCACATGACGGTTCGGTCATCGTTGCCGGGGGAGACCAGCTGATTGCCATCTCCCCGACGGGTGAAAAACTCTGGGCCGGGTGGAGTGGCTCGCCCCTTGCGGTGAGCGCCGATGGCGGGTATATTGCGGCGGCCCAGGGCCAGCTTGTACAACTTATCTCGGGGCAGGGAATCCTTCTCTGGCAGCAGCCGCTGGGCGAAACGGTCACGGCCCTCTCCCTCTCACCGGATGCGGAGGTGATAGCAGCCGGCGGCGGGACATCGATCCAGTCCTGGTACAATTCGGGTGCCGGCATGGGAAAGAACACCACCGGAACCGTGCAGGATCTCGCAGTATCCCCGGAAAAGGATCAGATCCTGGTCTGCACCGCCGGGGCCCTGCAGAGTTTCAACCTCTCGTATGTCCCCTTCTGGAATGACACAACCTTCAACCCTTCGGCTGTGGCAATCTCCGGTGACGGCACCGGAATCGTAGCCGTGAACGGCAACCGGGTACGGATGTACCACGGTGGCGGGGTTCTGCTCTGGAACCAGGCATTCCCCGGGGGAAACATCATCTCCCTTGCCTATTCCAATGACGGATCAACCATTGTTGCCGGGCGGGACGACGGAACAGTTCTTGATATCGGGCGCAACGGGAACCTCATCTGGACCGGGACGGCCGGTGCCTGGGCAACGAGCGTGGCCGTTTCGGATAACGGCTCAACGGTTGCCACCGGCAGCATCGATAACCGGATCCATGTCTACGACGGACAGGGCACGCTCCTTGGGGAAGCTATTACCAAAAATCCGGTAAAATCCCGGTCGGTTGCCGTGAGCGGCGACGGCAGCCTGATCGTAGCGGTTGACAACACGAACGTGTACGGATTTTCGCGCAGCCAGTTTGCCACACCGGCCAACCTGTCCGCGGCATCCACGCCGGCCATGGGAGGGACCACGAACACTACGCTCCCGTCCTCACCGGTAAGCACAACTCTTATGAGCACCCTCTCCGCGACTGCACCGGGGACCGCTCAGGGTGCGAGCCCGGCCCCTGCGGGAACCACCATGCCCGGGTTCTCCCCTCCCCTTGTCCTGTGTGCCTTTGCGGCCCTGGCCTTTGCAAAGGGACGCCTGCACCGGTAA
- a CDS encoding tRNA (guanine(10)-N(2))-dimethyltransferase codes for MDVIEATEGTTTFLVPVQDSTGQFPPGTAPVFFNRRMELNRDATVLLLSVLQPSDYLDAMGATGVRGLRVAHEVGIPVTINDRDPEAIPLIRENVARLGLPVTVTCRDACSLLFEQAFDAVDIDPFGTPAPFTDAGIRGTRRFLLLTATDTAPLCGAHLKAGIRRYFARPGNTGYHGEVGLRILLGFVARETVKYDRGIEPLFCFAREHFVRLNLRLTRGPKAADRTIERLGFILQCPTCAYREELPGMFPPAATCPFCGKPLRPIGPLFLGAISSDEILGQMQARLPSCGLGTQKELEKLLTTCREELPTSSHYDYHRVAQQLVVSPPKIETLLEALRSAGFDASRTHYSGTGVKTNAPLPVLYDAIRGKNEP; via the coding sequence ATGGACGTTATCGAGGCCACGGAAGGCACAACAACGTTTCTTGTCCCGGTGCAGGACAGCACCGGGCAGTTCCCGCCCGGAACAGCCCCGGTCTTTTTCAACCGCCGTATGGAGCTCAACCGGGACGCAACTGTGCTCCTCCTTTCGGTACTCCAGCCGTCCGATTACCTGGATGCCATGGGGGCTACCGGTGTCCGGGGGCTCCGGGTAGCACACGAGGTCGGGATCCCGGTCACCATCAACGACCGGGACCCGGAGGCAATCCCCCTGATCCGGGAGAACGTGGCCCGGCTCGGGCTTCCCGTTACCGTCACCTGCCGGGATGCCTGTTCGCTCCTTTTCGAGCAGGCATTTGACGCGGTGGACATCGACCCCTTTGGAACGCCGGCGCCCTTTACCGATGCCGGGATCCGGGGCACGCGAAGGTTCCTGCTCCTGACTGCCACCGACACAGCACCACTCTGCGGGGCACACCTTAAGGCCGGGATCCGCCGGTACTTTGCCCGCCCGGGAAACACCGGTTACCACGGGGAGGTGGGCCTTCGGATCCTCCTTGGGTTTGTTGCCCGGGAGACCGTGAAGTACGATCGGGGGATAGAACCGCTCTTCTGCTTTGCCCGGGAGCATTTCGTTCGCCTCAATCTCCGCCTTACCCGGGGGCCAAAAGCCGCTGACCGGACCATTGAAAGGCTCGGGTTTATCCTGCAGTGCCCCACCTGTGCCTACCGCGAGGAGCTGCCCGGGATGTTTCCTCCCGCTGCCACCTGCCCCTTCTGTGGAAAGCCGCTGCGCCCCATCGGGCCGCTCTTTTTGGGGGCGATCTCCTCTGACGAGATCCTGGGGCAGATGCAGGCCCGGCTCCCAAGCTGCGGACTTGGGACACAAAAAGAACTCGAAAAACTCCTTACCACCTGCCGGGAGGAACTACCCACCTCCAGCCATTATGATTACCACCGGGTAGCACAACAGCTCGTGGTCTCCCCGCCGAAGATCGAAACTCTCCTGGAAGCCCTGCGGTCGGCCGGTTTTGACGCAAGCCGCACACACTATTCCGGCACCGGGGTAAAGACCAATGCCCCCCTTCCGGTACTTTACGATGCAATCCGGGGCAAAAACGAGCCGTAA
- a CDS encoding type II toxin-antitoxin system RelE family toxin yields MSGYAVRYTHRADRDLGRLPPELARQVIRKIHAISQEPYHHIKKIKGSHPLHPVYSVRIRRGLRAFLSIHDDVLIIHVLEVEYRKSAYRDF; encoded by the coding sequence ATGAGCGGTTACGCGGTCCGGTATACGCACCGGGCCGACCGCGATCTCGGCCGGCTTCCTCCCGAACTTGCCCGGCAGGTTATCCGGAAGATCCATGCGATCAGCCAAGAACCCTATCACCATATCAAAAAGATCAAGGGCTCCCATCCCCTGCATCCCGTCTATTCCGTCAGGATCCGGAGGGGTCTACGGGCATTTTTGTCGATCCATGATGATGTTTTAATTATTCATGTCCTTGAGGTGGAATATCGGAAGAGTGCATACCGTGATTTTTAA
- a CDS encoding phosphate-starvation-inducible PsiE family protein: MPENTPAASVPKKQRGLDYVIRFFSLVPLAMYIIVAALLTIIAIFSVYDAALQIVDMIVSRDFADGLVQTIYALLLTITIIVLFETVTVYFRTKRVDVRALLIAGVTGLVRHILVYNVATTDALQMFATVALLAVLIVGIVFVKSEDQISPV; this comes from the coding sequence ATGCCAGAAAATACCCCTGCAGCAAGCGTACCAAAAAAACAGCGCGGTCTCGACTATGTGATCCGGTTCTTTTCCCTTGTCCCACTCGCGATGTACATCATTGTCGCGGCCCTGCTCACGATCATCGCCATCTTCTCGGTCTACGATGCGGCCCTGCAGATCGTGGATATGATCGTTTCCCGCGACTTTGCCGACGGTCTGGTCCAGACGATCTATGCGCTGCTCCTCACGATCACCATTATCGTGCTTTTCGAGACGGTCACCGTCTATTTCCGTACCAAGCGTGTGGATGTGCGGGCGCTCTTGATTGCCGGCGTTACCGGCCTTGTGCGCCACATCCTGGTCTACAATGTGGCAACCACCGACGCTCTCCAGATGTTTGCCACCGTGGCGCTGCTCGCGGTCCTCATCGTGGGGATTGTGTTTGTAAAAAGCGAAGATCAGATCTCACCGGTCTGA
- a CDS encoding OBG GTPase family GTP-binding protein, whose product MAGSLEEQIAELEAELVKTPYNKATSKHIGRVKAKIAKLRDEAVNRAMKSGGGGEGYSVKKSGDATAVLVGFPSTGKSTLLNKLTGTDSAVAAYAFTTLTVVPGALEHKGAKIQLLDIPGLIAGAAMGKGRGKEVIGVVRSADIIIILVDVFNERHVEVLLKELYDAGIRINVPKPDITIKKSSVGGIRLAAVGTLDLDIDDVRSILSESKMMNADVLIRGNASQDDLIDALQGNRVYVPAFIAVNKVDLVDKERYLEIEHDIAARFANPPIMISAHAGYHMEELKDAIYDCLGFMRVYLKPQSGEADLEEPLIIRTGSTVETVCTKLHRDFVRRFRYARIWGDSVKHGGQRVGLTHPLLDGDILTIIIEH is encoded by the coding sequence ATGGCTGGTAGTCTTGAAGAGCAGATAGCCGAACTGGAAGCGGAGCTGGTAAAGACTCCGTACAACAAGGCTACATCCAAGCACATCGGGCGGGTTAAGGCAAAGATAGCCAAGCTCCGCGATGAAGCCGTTAACCGTGCGATGAAATCGGGCGGTGGCGGGGAAGGCTACTCAGTCAAGAAGTCCGGCGATGCAACTGCGGTGCTTGTCGGTTTCCCGTCCACGGGTAAATCCACACTCTTAAATAAGCTCACCGGTACCGACAGTGCCGTGGCCGCGTATGCGTTTACCACGCTTACGGTGGTGCCCGGCGCCCTTGAACACAAAGGGGCGAAGATCCAGCTGCTCGATATCCCGGGACTTATCGCCGGTGCTGCCATGGGGAAGGGGCGCGGCAAGGAAGTCATCGGTGTCGTGCGGAGCGCCGACATCATCATCATCCTTGTGGATGTCTTCAACGAGCGGCATGTCGAAGTGCTCTTAAAAGAACTCTACGATGCGGGTATCCGGATCAACGTGCCAAAACCCGATATCACCATCAAGAAATCCTCTGTCGGCGGGATCCGGCTCGCGGCTGTCGGGACCCTGGATCTCGATATCGATGATGTGCGATCGATCCTCTCCGAGAGCAAGATGATGAACGCCGATGTGCTCATCAGGGGGAACGCCTCCCAGGACGACCTTATCGATGCCCTCCAGGGGAACCGCGTGTACGTTCCCGCTTTTATTGCGGTCAACAAGGTGGACCTCGTGGATAAGGAGCGGTACCTGGAGATCGAGCACGATATCGCGGCCCGGTTCGCAAACCCGCCCATCATGATCTCCGCCCATGCAGGGTACCACATGGAGGAGCTCAAGGACGCGATCTACGACTGCCTCGGTTTCATGCGGGTCTACTTAAAACCCCAGAGCGGCGAGGCCGATCTCGAAGAGCCGCTCATCATCCGGACGGGAAGCACGGTCGAGACGGTCTGTACCAAGCTCCACCGGGACTTCGTGCGCCGGTTCCGGTACGCCCGGATCTGGGGCGACTCGGTCAAGCACGGCGGCCAGAGGGTAGGCCTCACCCACCCGCTTCTTGATGGTGATATCCTCACCATCATCATCGAGCACTAG
- a CDS encoding geranylgeranylglycerol-phosphate geranylgeranyltransferase, translating to MGVRGFFAITRPANSVVAGLAAIVAYLIATGTLVYGVLLLMAVVLLVTAAGNVINDYFDAAIDTINRPDRPIPSGAVSRNAALAWAFSLFLLGLAVSVFTTPLCMGIALVNALLLVLYAARLKSTPFFGNAAVAFLSASIFLFGGAYAGWHALLDMLPIAAITFLAMLARELLKDAEDIEGDRAHGADTLAIRIGVRKTALIAFACTAFAIAASAVPYLWWGGWYLAGIAAVDLVILFAAGRSLGCTDPVSLKATGSTTLLKLGMFASLVVFTLSAVFL from the coding sequence ATGGGAGTCAGGGGCTTTTTTGCCATTACCCGCCCGGCCAACTCGGTTGTTGCCGGCCTTGCAGCCATTGTCGCGTACCTGATCGCGACCGGGACGCTTGTGTACGGCGTCCTCCTGCTCATGGCAGTTGTACTCCTGGTAACTGCTGCCGGGAACGTTATCAACGATTATTTCGATGCCGCGATCGACACGATCAACCGCCCCGATCGCCCTATCCCGTCGGGAGCTGTCAGCCGGAACGCAGCGCTTGCCTGGGCGTTTTCCCTCTTCCTTCTCGGCCTTGCGGTAAGTGTATTCACCACGCCCCTCTGCATGGGCATTGCTCTTGTGAACGCCCTGCTCCTTGTCCTCTACGCCGCCCGGCTCAAGAGCACGCCGTTTTTCGGGAACGCTGCGGTTGCCTTTCTCTCGGCAAGCATCTTTCTCTTTGGCGGGGCGTACGCCGGGTGGCACGCACTTCTCGACATGCTCCCGATTGCGGCCATCACCTTCCTTGCCATGCTTGCCCGCGAGCTCTTGAAGGACGCCGAGGATATTGAGGGGGACCGGGCCCACGGGGCTGACACCCTTGCCATCCGGATCGGTGTCCGTAAGACTGCGCTTATCGCCTTTGCGTGCACTGCATTTGCCATCGCGGCAAGCGCAGTCCCGTACCTCTGGTGGGGGGGCTGGTACCTTGCCGGGATCGCGGCAGTCGATCTGGTAATCCTTTTTGCAGCCGGGCGCTCTCTGGGCTGCACCGATCCTGTATCCCTTAAAGCCACTGGATCCACAACGCTCCTCAAGCTGGGGATGTTTGCATCCCTTGTCGTTTTCACGCTTTCTGCGGTATTCCTGTAA
- a CDS encoding bactofilin family protein — protein sequence MARVIQKGSTFYAPKGAYYEGNVRIDGDFIVPARTHFWGRLVVTGRLELGKKSSVALDVECGSAIIGSHARIKGPLVSAGDVSLLDHCVVYTVTAGGKVMLRPDVHVGDVTSADTIIVHGKVKSGKLTGKSMKVLGN from the coding sequence ATGGCACGCGTCATCCAGAAAGGCAGCACGTTTTATGCCCCAAAAGGGGCGTATTACGAAGGAAATGTCAGGATTGACGGCGATTTCATCGTGCCGGCCCGGACCCATTTCTGGGGCCGGCTCGTGGTGACCGGGCGGCTGGAGCTGGGCAAAAAATCCAGTGTTGCCCTTGACGTGGAATGCGGGAGCGCAATCATCGGAAGCCATGCCCGGATCAAGGGTCCCCTGGTCTCTGCCGGGGACGTGAGCCTGCTTGACCATTGCGTGGTCTACACGGTAACGGCGGGGGGAAAGGTCATGCTCCGCCCTGATGTCCATGTCGGCGACGTGACCAGTGCCGATACCATCATCGTCCACGGGAAGGTAAAAAGCGGGAAGTTAACCGGCAAGAGCATGAAGGTCCTCGGGAACTGA
- a CDS encoding DUF116 domain-containing protein, which translates to MSLFDIDLTPWHSLMYIIGEITVLFILGALLVSFILVVISLYSIRRGHLYFPTFIKAGIVFLEGFMKAFFRLLGLEDREMLTFFIKIHNTMNTSAFSKIPLAERAIFFPQCLRSAKCPAHLTPEGLKCVNCGECTVGEARARLEQMGYRVFIIPGSSFIKRMVKKYHPRAIIGVGCLTEVKEGIDMADKIGLVAMGVVTIKEGCVETLVNWQDIYDVAILGLDPKASVPEDLHALAG; encoded by the coding sequence ATGTCGCTTTTTGATATCGACCTTACCCCCTGGCACAGCCTCATGTACATCATCGGGGAGATTACGGTTCTCTTTATCCTTGGGGCCCTTCTGGTATCGTTCATCCTTGTGGTCATCTCCCTGTACTCGATACGGCGGGGGCACCTCTACTTCCCCACGTTCATCAAAGCGGGGATCGTGTTCCTGGAAGGCTTTATGAAAGCATTCTTCCGGCTCCTGGGCCTTGAGGACCGGGAGATGCTTACCTTCTTTATCAAGATCCACAACACGATGAACACGAGCGCATTCTCGAAGATCCCGCTTGCAGAGCGGGCGATCTTCTTCCCCCAGTGCCTGCGGTCCGCAAAGTGCCCGGCCCACCTTACCCCGGAAGGGCTCAAGTGCGTGAACTGCGGGGAGTGTACCGTGGGGGAGGCCAGGGCCCGGCTCGAACAGATGGGATACCGGGTCTTTATCATCCCGGGCTCGTCCTTTATCAAGAGAATGGTGAAAAAATATCATCCCCGGGCGATCATCGGGGTTGGCTGCCTGACTGAGGTAAAAGAAGGGATCGACATGGCCGACAAGATCGGTCTTGTTGCCATGGGCGTGGTAACCATAAAAGAAGGGTGCGTGGAGACACTCGTGAACTGGCAGGATATCTATGACGTGGCAATCCTCGGGCTCGACCCAAAGGCCTCAGTTCCCGAGGACCTTCATGCTCTTGCCGGTTAA
- a CDS encoding DUF7557 family protein — protein sequence MQAATTIYIREDLKDQLNSLKRHPKESYNDVIERLVTLAVDEEPLSEETIAGLEESLGDVRKGNLIAEKEVMKKYGVK from the coding sequence ATGCAGGCCGCGACCACCATTTACATCCGGGAAGATCTCAAGGATCAACTCAACTCCCTGAAACGTCACCCCAAGGAATCATACAACGATGTCATCGAGCGCTTGGTCACGCTCGCGGTGGATGAGGAACCCTTAAGCGAAGAGACCATAGCAGGACTCGAAGAATCCCTTGGGGATGTCAGGAAAGGCAACCTGATTGCCGAGAAAGAGGTCATGAAAAAATACGGGGTTAAATGA
- a CDS encoding HEAT repeat domain-containing protein — translation MADISTLLAGLGSTTVKIRRTAAAALGRSGNPEAVMPLVQALSDPHPAIRIEATLALGRLDDARAVPGLVVALSDTDPRVRAGVVAALGRLKDKSAVIPLTACLSDRDDRIRAGAAEVLGKLGDRRAATALAAAMHDPFEEVREAAGRAIGRLQKNR, via the coding sequence ATGGCCGATATTTCCACCCTGCTTGCCGGTCTTGGTTCCACTACGGTAAAGATCCGGCGCACGGCCGCTGCGGCCCTTGGCCGGTCCGGCAACCCGGAGGCAGTCATGCCGCTTGTGCAGGCGCTTTCTGATCCCCATCCTGCCATCCGGATCGAGGCCACGCTTGCACTGGGAAGGCTGGACGACGCACGGGCTGTCCCGGGGCTTGTGGTTGCACTCTCCGACACCGATCCCAGGGTCAGGGCAGGGGTGGTTGCTGCCCTTGGGCGGCTTAAGGACAAAAGCGCAGTGATCCCCCTTACCGCGTGCCTCTCGGACCGCGACGATCGGATCCGGGCCGGGGCTGCAGAAGTACTGGGAAAACTCGGGGACCGGCGGGCTGCTACGGCGCTTGCCGCGGCCATGCACGATCCCTTCGAAGAGGTCAGGGAAGCGGCAGGACGGGCGATTGGCCGGCTGCAAAAGAACAGGTGA
- a CDS encoding MarR family transcriptional regulator, producing MPGMKVQYFTEREEEFAGTLIAVGLPRIVAKVLVFLAYAGEASSRDIERGADLRQPEVSLAMQYLLERGWVASRLDKTDAIGRPQNIFSLSRPIAEIVGQIQTEKETEIRHKIELTRKIRDYVS from the coding sequence ATGCCGGGAATGAAAGTCCAGTATTTCACTGAACGGGAAGAGGAGTTTGCCGGCACCCTGATCGCAGTCGGTCTCCCCCGGATCGTGGCAAAGGTCCTGGTCTTCCTTGCCTACGCCGGTGAGGCCTCCTCCCGGGATATCGAGAGGGGAGCCGATCTCCGCCAGCCCGAGGTCAGCCTTGCGATGCAGTATCTCCTGGAACGGGGCTGGGTTGCAAGCCGGCTGGATAAGACCGATGCGATTGGCAGGCCCCAGAACATCTTTTCCCTTTCCCGGCCCATCGCGGAGATCGTCGGGCAGATCCAGACAGAAAAGGAGACCGAGATCCGGCACAAGATAGAGCTCACCCGGAAGATCCGGGATTACGTCTCGTAA
- a CDS encoding flavin reductase family protein: MEKVTLGPMPYLSVMPTVLVGANVKGKANYMTVAWATVACMAPPMLCVAINKQRYTAIGIEENKTFSVNIPSAAQVIETDHCGLVSGTHKDKSTVFTSYYGKLKTAPLAKECPVNIECRLYNSVDCGSHLLYVGEIAEIHADKSVLTDGKPDVAKIAPIVYSQATYFGVGKELDKAFSAGKKYHSA; encoded by the coding sequence ATGGAAAAAGTAACGCTCGGCCCGATGCCGTACCTGAGTGTCATGCCCACGGTCCTTGTGGGTGCAAACGTGAAAGGCAAAGCAAACTACATGACTGTTGCCTGGGCAACGGTCGCCTGCATGGCCCCCCCGATGCTCTGCGTGGCAATCAACAAGCAGCGGTACACTGCGATCGGGATCGAGGAGAACAAGACGTTTTCCGTCAACATTCCCTCAGCAGCCCAGGTGATCGAAACCGACCACTGCGGCCTTGTCTCCGGTACACACAAGGACAAGTCAACGGTCTTTACGTCATATTACGGAAAACTGAAGACCGCACCCCTGGCAAAGGAATGCCCGGTCAACATTGAATGCAGGCTCTACAACTCGGTGGACTGCGGGAGCCATCTCCTGTACGTGGGTGAAATCGCAGAGATCCATGCGGACAAGTCTGTCCTGACCGACGGGAAGCCAGACGTTGCGAAGATTGCTCCGATCGTGTACTCGCAGGCCACCTATTTCGGTGTGGGAAAGGAGCTCGACAAAGCCTTTTCCGCAGGCAAGAAGTACCACTCCGCGTAA
- a CDS encoding MATE family efflux transporter — translation MSADSPTGKAPEPVPVQATLGVALLTGDPKKAILKLSGPMIVVILLMSTYNLINAIWVAGLGPDALAAVGFVSPLFMVLVGFGNGLGAGAASLIARRIGAGDRAGADSAAVHSLVIITVISVVTTALLLAFAGPILIAFGAGPTLGLALEYGQIIFAGTLLLLVTSILGAILRAEGDMKRTFYVFGASSILNMILDPILIYRAHMGIAGAAWGMIISQVMVALVLLYLFFVKKDTYVSLSWNGFVPDKKTAMGILGVGLPASTEFFMMAILSIFVNLMLVMVAGTDAVAVYTAGWRLVMFAVIPIVGIALAVVSVAGAAYGGRHFDKLPIIHHFSILLGLAIALCTSAITWLFSSQIATVFTYSSETAYLTPEIAAFLSVMCLFYPFVPPGMMSTSIFQGVGKGMTSLAIVVLRELVFIAVFAWMFGIVLGMGERGVWWGMVVGVTLGSLVAYAWARVYIRRLRRNA, via the coding sequence ATGTCCGCTGATTCCCCGACAGGGAAGGCCCCGGAACCGGTCCCTGTACAGGCAACACTTGGCGTTGCCCTCCTGACCGGCGATCCCAAAAAGGCGATCCTGAAACTCTCGGGCCCGATGATCGTTGTCATCCTCCTGATGTCGACCTACAACCTGATCAACGCAATCTGGGTGGCCGGTCTTGGCCCGGATGCCCTTGCCGCGGTCGGGTTTGTCTCTCCCCTGTTCATGGTGCTCGTTGGCTTCGGAAACGGCCTTGGCGCCGGGGCAGCCTCGCTTATTGCCCGGAGGATCGGGGCAGGTGACCGTGCAGGGGCAGACAGTGCGGCTGTCCACTCCCTGGTTATCATCACCGTGATCTCGGTTGTCACGACCGCGCTCCTGCTTGCCTTTGCCGGACCCATCCTGATCGCGTTTGGCGCCGGTCCAACCCTGGGGCTCGCCCTTGAGTACGGGCAGATCATCTTTGCCGGGACCCTCCTCCTTCTTGTCACAAGTATCCTTGGTGCCATCCTCCGGGCCGAAGGTGACATGAAACGGACCTTCTATGTCTTTGGCGCATCGTCCATCCTCAACATGATCCTCGATCCGATCCTCATCTACCGGGCGCACATGGGCATTGCCGGTGCCGCATGGGGGATGATCATCTCCCAGGTCATGGTCGCCCTCGTGCTCCTGTACTTGTTCTTTGTCAAAAAAGACACCTATGTCTCGCTCTCATGGAATGGTTTTGTCCCGGACAAAAAGACGGCCATGGGTATCCTTGGCGTGGGCCTGCCCGCCAGCACGGAATTTTTCATGATGGCGATCCTCTCGATCTTTGTCAACCTCATGCTCGTGATGGTTGCCGGCACCGACGCCGTAGCGGTATACACCGCGGGTTGGAGGCTGGTCATGTTTGCGGTCATTCCTATCGTAGGGATCGCCCTTGCGGTCGTTTCCGTAGCCGGGGCTGCATACGGGGGACGGCACTTTGATAAGCTCCCTATCATCCACCACTTCTCGATCCTGCTCGGACTTGCCATTGCGCTCTGCACCAGCGCGATCACCTGGCTCTTTTCCTCCCAGATCGCGACTGTTTTTACGTACTCATCAGAGACCGCGTATCTCACCCCGGAGATTGCGGCATTCCTTTCGGTTATGTGCCTCTTTTACCCGTTTGTCCCGCCGGGCATGATGTCGACTTCGATCTTTCAGGGTGTGGGTAAGGGCATGACCTCGCTTGCGATCGTGGTGCTGCGGGAGCTGGTCTTTATTGCCGTTTTTGCCTGGATGTTCGGGATTGTCCTTGGCATGGGAGAACGGGGGGTCTGGTGGGGCATGGTGGTGGGTGTCACGCTTGGCAGCCTGGTTGCCTATGCCTGGGCCCGGGTATATATCCGCAGGCTCCGCCGGAACGCATGA
- a CDS encoding tetratricopeptide repeat protein, whose protein sequence is MEDAESLFAEGVALYGKGDFRRAIAAFDKALVLDPKLTEGWNNRGLAQIQTGDYSGALQSINHALALDPGHANAKKAKKVVQGLISESGGTLPPESSGPLAPDSAATRGQMRPFILIIAVAVIAVAGTIGVLAILHPGGAAAILPIATPTPVPTPIPVLTPTPTPLPTATPVPTPTPTRIPQTGVWVEVSYDQLFSGNVGTPGNLQQLAGSLQAHPNTGDQFYQIPRTNSGYITASVNKNDGSGDNLTVSIYSDGTLVQTASTTQPYGALDVVAIIPASTPALSSDNSTTNATTTA, encoded by the coding sequence ATGGAAGATGCAGAGAGCCTGTTTGCTGAAGGTGTGGCCCTGTACGGGAAGGGGGATTTTCGCCGCGCGATTGCCGCCTTCGATAAGGCCCTCGTCCTTGACCCGAAGCTGACGGAGGGGTGGAACAACCGGGGGCTTGCCCAGATCCAGACCGGGGATTATTCAGGGGCACTCCAGTCCATCAACCATGCCCTGGCCCTGGATCCCGGTCACGCGAATGCAAAGAAGGCAAAGAAGGTGGTCCAGGGCCTTATCAGCGAGTCGGGAGGCACCCTTCCTCCTGAATCCTCCGGCCCTCTCGCACCTGATAGCGCGGCAACACGCGGCCAGATGCGCCCCTTTATCCTGATCATTGCGGTGGCGGTGATCGCGGTCGCGGGTACTATCGGAGTCCTTGCGATCCTCCATCCCGGTGGTGCGGCGGCCATTCTCCCGATTGCGACTCCCACCCCGGTCCCGACCCCGATTCCTGTCCTAACTCCGACCCCGACACCCCTCCCGACCGCTACCCCGGTGCCGACGCCAACCCCGACCCGTATCCCGCAGACCGGGGTCTGGGTGGAGGTCAGCTACGACCAGCTCTTCTCGGGGAACGTGGGTACGCCCGGCAACCTGCAGCAGCTGGCCGGCAGCCTGCAGGCGCATCCGAACACCGGGGACCAGTTCTACCAGATCCCAAGGACGAACAGTGGGTACATCACGGCCTCGGTGAACAAGAACGATGGCTCCGGGGATAACCTGACGGTGAGCATCTATTCCGACGGTACGCTCGTCCAGACTGCGTCCACCACCCAGCCCTACGGCGCGCTGGATGTCGTGGCAATCATACCGGCTTCAACCCCGGCCCTGTCATCGGACAACAGCACGACAAACGCTACAACCACTGCATAA